From Psychrobacillus sp. FSL K6-2836, a single genomic window includes:
- a CDS encoding HAD family hydrolase has translation MTILFASDLDRTLIYSKNSRGKEVSEQDFAAVEWINEKPTAFMTNKGLQLFQHISPSITFLPVTTRTAEQYNRITGLFHIAEKPKYAIVSNGAVILEDGKVLTEWSDKVIAQMQQDRTSIEHVLPQLDAYTKNKFVLKVMQAESWFVYLIIDEDAFSVEDFEYLSQIFYQQGFTLSHQGRKVYIMPTCINKSTALQFVKERVAATTVIAAGDSMLDFDMVLNANHGFIPSHGEAIHKGGSLPPHVSITNQTGVLAGEEILKKVSDYLL, from the coding sequence ATGACAATCCTATTTGCTAGTGATCTAGATCGAACACTTATATATAGTAAAAATTCAAGAGGCAAGGAAGTTAGTGAACAGGATTTTGCAGCTGTAGAATGGATAAACGAAAAACCAACTGCATTTATGACCAATAAAGGTCTTCAACTGTTTCAACATATCTCCCCCTCTATAACCTTTTTGCCAGTAACAACAAGAACAGCTGAGCAATACAATCGAATTACAGGGTTATTTCATATAGCAGAAAAACCCAAATATGCAATTGTATCAAACGGCGCAGTCATTTTGGAGGACGGCAAAGTACTTACAGAATGGTCAGATAAAGTGATCGCACAGATGCAGCAGGATCGTACCTCTATAGAACATGTACTTCCTCAACTGGATGCATATACAAAAAACAAATTTGTCCTGAAAGTTATGCAAGCAGAATCATGGTTTGTATACTTAATCATTGATGAAGATGCATTTTCAGTCGAGGATTTTGAATATCTTTCTCAAATTTTTTATCAGCAAGGGTTCACTCTTTCCCACCAGGGGAGAAAAGTGTATATCATGCCTACCTGCATAAACAAATCGACTGCTCTTCAATTTGTTAAAGAGCGTGTTGCGGCAACTACAGTCATTGCCGCTGGGGATTCCATGCTCGACTTCGATATGGTTTTAAATGCTAATCACGGCTTTATCCCTTCCCACGGCGAAGCGATTCATAAAGGCGGAAGTCTTCCCCCTCATGTCTCTATCACAAACCAAACTGGAGTATTAGCGGGAGAAGAAATATTAAAAAAGGTGAGCGATTATTTGTTATAA
- a CDS encoding YceG family protein, translating to MVNLNPIRMKSWDSSNTGIWLKDSLGDSSQVTVDGENLTYPQLVCQYIGMSLDEDEYFSILHTQVNDSLGKLSILTGALNKEISAEKLRALNQLFDLHRKEKGLSPNRMVAFLDGYSLLPNMKDLGLNRRIRTVLIDLLKKLQNSYKEGTLHHEYRRITTDLVKWIFNHVEPALEKINFEQGLPAFLWYGSATPSEKWFLTYLADIGLHVVIFNPSDEPWPKSLLAITDELSFRFPKVSQDIKPLPDEMPKIAGTVAFKATQEINELLHHEDSGLYKPFQFKSYSINSIRLKTTEDEAFLISKERAMIRPHFQVSSQQVTIPVVFAKLLGIDKNRKRFWNNVHSLTERDDTQVIRQFPFTKEQKTNQLFHYRDALKADGMLDPEKMKAANWWTYDKLPLGTQTVIGETIAKHVNEPILIRQSNETMEDLQLYAFAQSMVLPDFVIRLLQTFDYPQFVPTIFIYNEEKGPELSRSDANSLCMMHHLGLDIIIVNPKGHLDIEKWVQEGTFDIHWMDDRSFNDPFKEPSVVQKIFKKFL from the coding sequence ATGGTTAATTTAAATCCCATTAGGATGAAGTCGTGGGATTCATCTAATACAGGTATATGGTTGAAAGATTCTTTAGGAGACTCTTCGCAAGTAACAGTTGACGGAGAGAACTTAACGTATCCTCAATTAGTTTGCCAGTATATTGGCATGTCCTTAGATGAAGATGAATATTTCTCGATTCTGCATACACAAGTCAATGATTCCTTAGGAAAGCTAAGCATCCTGACTGGTGCACTTAACAAAGAAATTTCTGCCGAGAAATTACGTGCCCTCAACCAACTCTTTGATTTGCATAGGAAAGAAAAAGGACTCTCTCCAAATCGGATGGTTGCCTTTCTTGATGGATATTCCTTACTGCCAAATATGAAAGATTTAGGTTTAAATAGACGAATTAGAACAGTCCTAATAGATTTACTAAAGAAGCTACAAAATAGCTACAAAGAAGGTACACTTCACCATGAATATCGTCGTATTACCACTGATCTTGTTAAGTGGATTTTCAATCACGTAGAACCTGCACTAGAAAAAATAAATTTCGAACAAGGTCTTCCTGCATTTCTTTGGTACGGCAGTGCAACACCCAGCGAAAAATGGTTTCTAACATATCTAGCCGACATCGGACTCCATGTAGTTATTTTCAATCCAAGTGATGAACCATGGCCAAAAAGTCTACTGGCAATTACGGATGAGCTTAGTTTCCGTTTCCCAAAGGTATCCCAAGATATAAAACCATTGCCAGATGAGATGCCAAAAATTGCAGGGACTGTTGCATTTAAGGCAACCCAAGAAATTAACGAGCTTTTACACCATGAGGATTCAGGGCTTTACAAGCCATTTCAATTTAAATCTTATTCGATAAACTCTATCCGCTTGAAAACTACAGAGGATGAGGCATTCTTAATTTCTAAAGAAAGAGCAATGATTCGTCCTCACTTCCAGGTTAGTAGCCAACAGGTAACAATTCCTGTAGTTTTCGCAAAACTGTTAGGTATAGACAAAAACAGAAAGCGCTTCTGGAATAATGTCCATTCGTTAACAGAACGAGATGATACGCAGGTAATTCGCCAGTTCCCTTTCACAAAAGAACAAAAAACGAATCAGCTGTTTCATTATAGAGATGCTTTAAAAGCGGACGGAATGTTGGACCCAGAAAAAATGAAAGCTGCCAATTGGTGGACATATGATAAGCTTCCACTGGGGACGCAAACTGTAATCGGTGAGACAATCGCCAAACATGTTAACGAACCGATACTCATTCGACAGTCCAACGAAACGATGGAAGATTTACAATTATACGCATTTGCACAATCTATGGTTTTACCTGATTTTGTTATACGGCTTTTACAAACATTCGATTATCCTCAATTTGTTCCAACTATATTTATTTATAACGAGGAGAAAGGTCCTGAACTATCAAGATCTGACGCCAACTCCTTATGTATGATGCATCATTTAGGATTAGATATCATTATAGTAAATCCTAAAGGCCATCTTGATATAGAAAAATGGGTACAAGAAGGCACTTTTGATATACACTGGATGGACGATCGAAGCTTCAATGACCCTTTTAAAGAACCTAGTGTAGTTCAGAAAATTTTCAAGAAATTTCTATAG
- a CDS encoding toxic anion resistance protein yields the protein MELQKLEIEQQEQMMEESNDLKAQLKRDPQVLQLVAKIDPKNQVGLLEFGREPADEISKFTGQILSTIKSSSMEESSELLKQLGKIMDKFDKKDFVAKPSIFGKIFKQGEKLIEKLFNKYQTMGGEIDKVFVEITKYETEMKKSTVTLEDLYDKNFNYFMELEKYIVAGELKVNQLRQLVPNLQQKAENGDQLVLMELNSLQNAIELLDQRIYDLEMAKQVSYQSAPQIRMLQRGNTKLIGKINSAFVTTIPIFKTGLINAISAKRQNLVAQSMSELDRRTNEMLLRNANDISKQSVDIARMSGQPSIKIETIEQTWDTIMRGMNETKAIEEENRKMREQGRLRLEELQKKYEDGQRK from the coding sequence ATGGAATTACAAAAGTTAGAAATCGAGCAGCAAGAACAAATGATGGAAGAAAGTAATGATTTAAAAGCACAGCTGAAACGTGATCCACAAGTATTGCAGTTAGTCGCAAAAATTGACCCCAAAAATCAGGTTGGGCTATTAGAATTTGGTCGTGAACCAGCAGATGAAATTTCCAAGTTTACAGGACAAATTTTAAGCACCATTAAGTCTAGTAGCATGGAAGAATCCAGCGAACTATTAAAACAACTAGGCAAGATTATGGATAAATTCGATAAAAAAGACTTTGTTGCAAAGCCCTCTATCTTCGGTAAAATCTTTAAACAAGGTGAGAAATTAATCGAAAAGCTATTCAATAAATATCAAACAATGGGTGGCGAAATCGATAAGGTATTTGTTGAGATAACAAAGTACGAGACAGAAATGAAAAAATCTACTGTTACATTAGAGGATTTGTACGACAAAAACTTCAACTACTTTATGGAATTAGAAAAGTATATTGTAGCTGGTGAGTTAAAGGTCAATCAGTTAAGACAACTCGTGCCTAACCTACAGCAAAAAGCTGAAAATGGTGATCAATTAGTACTAATGGAACTAAACTCACTTCAAAATGCGATTGAGCTACTCGATCAACGTATTTATGATCTGGAAATGGCTAAACAGGTATCCTATCAATCAGCACCACAAATTAGAATGCTGCAACGAGGTAATACAAAATTAATCGGTAAGATAAACTCAGCATTTGTAACAACTATCCCTATTTTTAAAACAGGACTTATCAATGCAATATCCGCAAAAAGACAAAATCTTGTTGCACAATCTATGAGCGAGCTAGATCGTAGAACGAACGAGATGTTACTTCGTAATGCTAATGATATATCGAAGCAAAGTGTGGATATCGCCAGAATGTCAGGTCAGCCTAGTATTAAAATCGAAACAATTGAGCAAACATGGGATACGATTATGCGTGGGATGAACGAAACAAAAGCTATTGAAGAAGAAAATCGTAAAATGAGAGAACAAGGTCGTCTTCGTTTGGAAGAATTGCAAAAGAAATATGAGGATGGTCAAAGAAAGTAA